The following are encoded together in the Bos javanicus breed banteng chromosome 4, ARS-OSU_banteng_1.0, whole genome shotgun sequence genome:
- the MYL7 gene encoding myosin regulatory light chain 2, atrial isoform, whose protein sequence is MFEQAQIQEFKEAFSCIDQNRDGIICKSDLRETYSQLGKVNVPEEELDAMLQEGKGPINFTVFLTLFGEKLNGTDPEEAILSAFRLFDPSGKGVVNKDEFRQLLLTQADKFSPAEVEQMFALTPMDLAGNIDYKSLCYIITHGDEKEE, encoded by the exons ATGTTCGAGCAAGCCCAGATCCAGGAGTTCAAGGAA GCCTTCAGCTGCATCGACCAGAACCGTGACGGCATCATCTGCAAGTCGGACCTTAGAGAGACCTACTCCCAGCTCG GGAAGGTGAATGTTCCAGAAGAGGAGCTGGATGCCATGctgcaggaagggaaggggcccATCAACTTCACTGTCTTCCTCACACTGTTTGGGGAGAAGCTCAATG GGACAGACCCTGAAGAGGCCATCCTGAGCGCCTTCCGCCTCTTTGACCCCAGTGGTAAAGGCGTGGTGAACAAGGATGA GTTCAGGCAGCTTCTCCTGACCCAGGCAGACAAGTTCTCTCCAGCTGAG GTGGAGCAAATGTTCGCCCTGACACCCATGGACCTGGCAGGGAACATCGACTATAAGTCCCTGTGCTACATCATCACCCATGGGGACGAGAAGGAGGAGTGA
- the GCK gene encoding hexokinase-4 isoform X2 produces MCAAGLAGVINRMRESRSEDVMRITVGVDGSVYKLHPSFKERFHAIVRRLTPSCEITFIESEEGSGRGAALISAVACKKACMLGQ; encoded by the exons ATGTGCGCCGCGGGACTGGCGGGCGTCATCAACCGGATGCGCGAAAGCCGCAGCGAGGACGTGATGCGCATCACCGTGGGCGTGGACGGCTCCGTGTACAAGCTGCACCCTAG CTTCAAGGAGCGGTTCCACGCCATCGTGCGCAGGCTGACGCCCAGCTGTGAAATCACCTTCATTGAGTCGGAGGAGGGCAGCGGCCGGGGCGCGGCCTTGATCTCCGCGGTGGCCTGTAAGAAGGCCTGCATGCTGGGCCAGTAA